A window of Chitinophagales bacterium contains these coding sequences:
- a CDS encoding LacI family DNA-binding transcriptional regulator, with protein MHTKITLKDISRNLNISISTVSRALKGHPDISEETREKVMRLASMMEYEPNTYAISLRTNRSNIFGVIVPEISNYFYHSFISALEEESRKIGYSLLILQSGNDPVQEAENIKLCRLNRVAGVFISVAVSSPDISKYQKLEETNVPVIFFDKVPAVDACNKVCLADEEAASLAASHLLQKGKKNILALFGSTSISITPKRKDAFLKTIGSASDIKVRSFHATTSEEARDITYEVLSSHDRPDALFTMSDEILTGSMKAIQQLGIRIPEETGVISISNDDFIPHLYEPEITYIETSGYKLGKLAFQRISDYMAGKKFYREMMLPARLVEGRSL; from the coding sequence ATGCATACGAAGATCACACTCAAGGATATCTCCAGGAATCTCAACATCAGCATTTCCACGGTTTCCCGCGCCCTGAAGGGACATCCGGATATATCGGAGGAAACCCGCGAAAAGGTGATGCGCCTGGCCTCGATGATGGAGTATGAGCCAAATACCTATGCAATCAGCCTAAGAACCAACCGCAGCAACATATTCGGGGTGATCGTTCCCGAAATATCCAATTACTTCTACCACTCTTTCATTTCGGCCCTGGAGGAAGAAAGCCGCAAGATCGGCTACTCCCTGCTGATCCTTCAGTCGGGCAATGACCCGGTTCAGGAAGCCGAGAATATCAAGCTTTGCCGGTTGAACCGGGTGGCAGGTGTCTTTATATCTGTAGCAGTCAGTTCGCCGGATATCAGCAAGTACCAAAAACTGGAAGAGACCAATGTACCCGTGATCTTTTTTGATAAGGTCCCGGCGGTGGACGCATGTAACAAAGTTTGCCTGGCGGATGAGGAAGCAGCCTCTCTCGCAGCCAGCCATCTGCTCCAAAAGGGAAAGAAAAACATACTTGCGCTGTTTGGAAGCACAAGTATCTCAATTACCCCCAAAAGAAAGGATGCTTTTCTCAAAACAATCGGATCAGCTTCTGATATCAAGGTGCGATCCTTTCACGCCACCACAAGTGAAGAGGCCCGTGACATTACCTATGAGGTACTCTCCTCTCATGACCGGCCCGATGCACTTTTTACCATGAGCGATGAGATTCTCACCGGCAGCATGAAAGCCATCCAGCAACTGGGAATCCGTATTCCGGAAGAAACAGGTGTTATCTCTATCTCTAACGACGATTTCATCCCACATCTATACGAGCCCGAGATCACATATATCGAAACCAGTGGTTATAAACTGGGCAAACTGGCCTTTCAACGAATCAGTGATTATATGGCTGGCAAAAAATTCTACCGCGAAATGATGCTTCCTGCCAGATTGGTAGAAGGCAGATCATTATAA
- a CDS encoding TonB-dependent receptor, giving the protein MRRRNLWRTFILSLTLFTTAQVSFSQDRVITGKVTDARDGSAITGVTVIAKGTPTGAQTNANGAYSLSVAPSVTTLVFSSIGFNTMEVNIEGRTTIDVVLTVNASSLGEIVVIGYGTTRKKDLTGSVVSVTAKDFNKGTITTPEQLIAGKVAGVSITSNSGQPGAGSTIRIRGGASLNASNDPLIVIDGMPISNDGISGASNPLSLINPNDIESFTVLKDASATAIYGSRASNGVIMITTKKGKRGKPVINFSTQVSAATVAKTVDVLDADQIRSIVNAEGSATLQALLGNSNTDWQDQIYRTAIANDNNLSISGSINKLPYRVSLGYLYQNGILKTDNLKRTSVGINLSPSLFQNHLKVELSLKGAVSQTRFGNQGAIGSAISFDPTQEVYSKNARFGGYWEWLDPNSTTGLKSLAPFNPLGLLEQREDKSTVKRSVGNIMLDYKLHFFPDLRAVLNTGYDISQGTGTVVVNDSAASSYNRFKDPGGTFHGGINTQYKQTRTNTYLNFYLNYTKDITSIKSRIEAVAGYEYQDYLTKNFNGTEPDANGAWTPYFDYTYDGTLVSTPNFPFDEPRYRLVSFLGRLTYTLNNKYILTASVRRDGSSKFNIDNRWGTFPSAAFAWKISEESFLKGSSLINDLKLRVGYGVTGQQDGIGYYDFISYYNLSSLTAQYQFGSSYYQLYRPGGYYFNRKWEQTATTNIALDFALLDSRISGTVEVYRKETTDLLNSINQPAGTNFSNNIVANVGSMENNGVEVTLNFQPIRTKDMTWDVAFNATYNQNEITKLTISDDPSYAGARFGGISGGTGNSVLIQSVGYNRGSFFVYKQVYDKGTDKPIDNLFEDINRDGVINEKDLYQYKGIDPKAFFGFSTNLTYKKWNAGLVMRANVGNYLYNNVASGTGTLRNILNPIGYINNGSVDYLNTGFSGDGTNYYLSDYYVQNASFLRMDNFNIGYNAGRIMQNKANLRVSLNVQNVFVITKYKGLDPEINGGIDNNFYPRPRTIALGFNLDF; this is encoded by the coding sequence ATGCGCCGTAGAAATCTATGGAGGACTTTCATCCTCTCATTGACGCTGTTTACAACAGCTCAAGTTTCATTTTCACAGGACAGGGTCATTACAGGAAAAGTGACAGATGCAAGAGATGGTTCTGCTATTACCGGCGTGACTGTCATTGCAAAAGGCACTCCGACTGGTGCGCAAACCAACGCAAATGGTGCGTATAGTCTTTCTGTGGCTCCGAGTGTGACAACCTTAGTGTTTTCATCGATTGGTTTCAATACCATGGAGGTGAACATTGAGGGTCGTACGACCATCGACGTGGTACTTACCGTTAACGCGTCTTCTCTTGGGGAGATCGTAGTGATTGGATATGGTACTACTCGTAAAAAGGACCTTACGGGTTCTGTGGTCAGTGTGACTGCTAAAGATTTTAATAAAGGAACGATCACCACACCTGAGCAGTTGATTGCTGGTAAGGTGGCCGGGGTATCGATCACTTCCAACAGTGGTCAACCCGGAGCAGGAAGTACGATCCGTATCCGTGGGGGTGCTTCGCTGAATGCGAGCAATGACCCGTTGATCGTGATTGACGGGATGCCTATCTCCAATGATGGTATCTCTGGTGCTTCCAACCCGCTTAGCCTGATCAACCCGAACGATATCGAATCGTTCACGGTGTTAAAAGATGCCTCTGCTACCGCGATCTATGGTTCGCGTGCCTCCAACGGGGTTATCATGATCACCACCAAGAAAGGGAAAAGAGGTAAACCCGTGATCAATTTCAGTACACAGGTATCCGCCGCCACAGTGGCCAAGACCGTTGATGTGCTGGATGCCGACCAGATCCGGAGCATTGTAAATGCTGAAGGCAGTGCTACCCTGCAAGCTTTATTGGGAAATTCCAATACCGATTGGCAGGATCAGATCTATCGGACAGCGATCGCCAATGATAATAACCTGAGCATTTCGGGTTCCATCAACAAACTTCCTTACCGGGTTTCGCTGGGATATCTTTATCAAAATGGTATCCTCAAAACGGATAACCTGAAACGCACTTCCGTAGGGATCAACCTGAGCCCCTCCCTTTTCCAAAACCACCTTAAAGTGGAATTGAGTTTGAAAGGCGCGGTGAGCCAAACACGTTTTGGTAACCAGGGCGCGATCGGATCGGCCATCAGCTTTGACCCCACACAAGAAGTGTATAGCAAGAATGCCCGTTTTGGCGGTTATTGGGAATGGTTGGATCCTAACTCCACTACCGGTTTGAAATCCCTTGCTCCCTTTAACCCGCTCGGTTTGCTTGAGCAAAGAGAAGACAAGAGCACGGTGAAAAGAAGTGTGGGTAATATCATGCTGGATTATAAACTGCATTTCTTCCCTGACCTGCGTGCGGTATTGAATACCGGTTACGACATTTCTCAAGGTACGGGTACCGTTGTGGTCAATGACAGTGCAGCCTCGTCATACAACCGCTTTAAAGATCCAGGTGGTACATTCCATGGTGGGATAAATACACAGTACAAACAGACCCGCACCAATACCTATCTGAACTTTTACCTGAATTATACCAAAGACATTACCAGCATCAAGAGCCGGATCGAAGCCGTAGCTGGTTATGAATACCAGGATTACCTGACCAAGAATTTCAATGGTACAGAACCCGACGCCAATGGCGCCTGGACCCCGTACTTTGATTATACCTATGATGGTACACTGGTTTCCACACCGAACTTCCCCTTTGATGAGCCACGTTATCGCCTGGTTTCCTTCCTGGGACGTTTGACCTACACGTTAAATAACAAGTATATCCTGACTGCTTCGGTTCGTCGCGATGGTTCTTCCAAGTTCAATATTGACAACCGCTGGGGTACATTCCCTTCGGCTGCTTTTGCCTGGAAGATCAGTGAAGAATCCTTCCTGAAAGGATCCAGCCTGATCAATGACCTGAAACTCCGCGTGGGTTATGGTGTAACTGGTCAACAGGATGGTATCGGATACTATGACTTTATCTCCTATTACAACCTCAGTTCGCTGACTGCCCAGTATCAGTTTGGTAGTTCTTATTACCAACTGTATCGTCCCGGTGGATATTATTTCAACCGGAAATGGGAACAAACAGCCACCACCAATATCGCCCTGGATTTTGCCTTGCTTGACAGCCGCATCTCCGGTACGGTAGAGGTTTACCGCAAAGAGACCACCGACCTGTTGAACTCGATCAACCAGCCGGCCGGTACCAACTTCTCCAATAATATTGTTGCCAACGTTGGTAGCATGGAGAACAATGGGGTAGAGGTTACCTTGAATTTCCAACCCATTCGCACCAAAGACATGACCTGGGATGTAGCCTTCAACGCTACCTACAATCAGAATGAGATCACTAAACTGACAATTTCTGATGATCCTTCCTATGCCGGTGCCCGTTTTGGTGGTATTTCCGGTGGTACTGGTAACTCCGTCCTGATCCAGTCAGTAGGATATAACCGCGGATCTTTCTTCGTGTACAAACAGGTATATGATAAAGGAACTGACAAACCCATTGACAATCTTTTTGAAGATATCAACCGTGATGGGGTGATCAATGAAAAAGACCTTTATCAATATAAAGGCATCGATCCTAAAGCCTTCTTTGGTTTTAGTACGAACCTGACTTATAAAAAATGGAATGCGGGATTGGTTATGCGTGCCAACGTAGGTAACTACCTGTACAACAACGTCGCTTCAGGAACCGGTACCCTCCGGAACATCCTGAACCCGATCGGATACATCAACAATGGTTCGGTGGACTATCTGAACACCGGATTTAGCGGAGATGGCACCAACTATTACCTGTCTGATTATTATGTTCAAAATGCATCGTTCCTCCGGATGGATAACTTCAACATTGGCTACAATGCCGGTAGGATCATGCAGAACAAAGCCAACCTTCGGGTTAGTTTAAACGTTCAGAATGTGTTCGTGATCACTAAGTACAAAGGACTGGATCCCGAGATCAACGGTGGTATAGATAATAATTTCTATCCTCGTCCACGGACCATCGCCCTTGGCTTTAACCTTGACTTTTAA
- a CDS encoding SusE domain-containing protein encodes MKKLLSLSLLALTAFLFNACDKVDELPFYEKGTAVTLTSSTATVAPALADSVANVLSFSWTNPQYGQDTSLYKFIIEMTPAGNNFATKVTKTVTGSLASSITGRELNNMLLNLGLTAGVASNVDVRVISSYGNNNERYLSNVLTISAKPFADPAVLSTEKTTVTGTLATAGQPSNTFSWTEAFKKYTGTVTYTLQYDSSGKNFATINEIPVGTGVLTKALNEGEMNQTALSCGVVGGTQGKIEYRIKAVTASGSTSFSNVVSVTINSYESIVRLYLPGGYQGATGNGNDWDPGTAPELIRDNRTGALNKLYYIYIYLPAGAEFKVTQGRSWDVNYGGTGGVLANNGANFTVSTAGYYRISIDRTGLQYDIREGRMGFVGGGTPSGWDPPSVFPLRAMGLAAPNLFVGLTDFTVDGWKLIDNNEWNSGDLTVTNTRSYGSSGGSGSTMEVNGGNFPNMPSAGRYRVMWDGRDRDNIKYEFSPATEMRVVGDGISGVNAWDPGASPQMTYLGNGQWQITLALVGGKDIKFLAGNAWGAFDYEDNSGGSTATGVARKIKWEGGDNFKTPAADGTYTILLDEKAQTVTISI; translated from the coding sequence ATGAAAAAATTGCTCAGCTTATCATTACTTGCGCTCACGGCGTTTCTTTTCAACGCCTGCGACAAGGTGGATGAACTGCCTTTCTATGAGAAGGGAACGGCAGTCACCCTGACTTCTTCGACGGCGACCGTAGCGCCTGCTTTGGCGGATAGTGTTGCCAACGTATTGTCATTCTCCTGGACCAACCCTCAGTATGGACAGGATACCAGTTTGTATAAATTCATCATTGAGATGACACCTGCCGGCAACAACTTTGCCACGAAGGTGACCAAAACTGTGACTGGAAGCCTGGCTTCCTCCATCACAGGTCGCGAACTCAATAACATGTTATTGAACCTGGGTCTGACCGCCGGTGTAGCATCCAATGTGGATGTACGTGTGATCTCTTCCTACGGTAATAACAATGAACGCTACCTGTCGAATGTGCTCACGATTTCGGCCAAACCATTTGCCGATCCCGCTGTGCTTTCTACCGAGAAGACTACCGTGACCGGAACACTGGCCACTGCCGGTCAGCCTTCGAATACCTTTAGCTGGACCGAAGCCTTTAAAAAATACACCGGAACAGTTACTTATACTTTGCAGTATGACTCTTCGGGTAAGAACTTTGCCACCATCAATGAGATTCCTGTTGGAACCGGGGTGTTGACCAAAGCACTGAATGAAGGTGAAATGAACCAAACTGCCCTGAGCTGCGGTGTAGTTGGTGGTACACAAGGAAAGATCGAATACCGCATCAAAGCGGTTACCGCTTCCGGTTCTACCTCTTTCTCCAATGTGGTTTCTGTAACCATCAATAGTTATGAAAGCATCGTTCGGCTGTATCTGCCTGGTGGTTACCAAGGTGCTACTGGTAATGGTAATGACTGGGATCCCGGAACTGCTCCCGAGCTGATCCGTGATAACCGCACAGGTGCTTTGAACAAACTGTATTACATCTATATCTATCTTCCTGCCGGTGCTGAGTTCAAAGTAACACAGGGCCGCAGTTGGGATGTGAACTATGGCGGTACCGGTGGTGTGCTGGCAAACAATGGAGCAAATTTCACCGTAAGCACAGCCGGTTATTACCGGATTTCCATTGACCGTACCGGATTACAGTATGACATCCGCGAAGGCCGTATGGGCTTTGTTGGAGGTGGTACTCCTTCTGGCTGGGATCCTCCCAGCGTATTCCCTTTACGTGCGATGGGATTGGCTGCACCTAACCTGTTTGTTGGGTTGACCGATTTCACTGTAGATGGTTGGAAATTGATTGATAATAATGAGTGGAATAGCGGTGACCTGACCGTGACCAATACCCGCAGCTATGGTTCCAGTGGTGGAAGTGGAAGCACCATGGAAGTAAATGGTGGAAATTTCCCCAATATGCCTTCAGCCGGTCGTTACCGCGTAATGTGGGATGGCCGTGACAGGGATAATATCAAGTATGAGTTTTCTCCCGCAACGGAAATGCGTGTGGTAGGTGATGGTATCTCTGGTGTAAACGCCTGGGATCCCGGAGCCAGCCCCCAAATGACCTACCTGGGCAATGGCCAATGGCAGATCACACTGGCCCTGGTGGGCGGCAAGGATATCAAATTCCTCGCCGGTAATGCCTGGGGTGCCTTTGACTATGAAGATAACAGTGGCGGAAGTACTGCAACTGGTGTAGCCCGCAAAATCAAATGGGAAGGTGGAGATAATTTCAAAACGCCTGCAGCTGATGGTACCTATACCATCCTGTTGGATGAGAAAGCACAAACCGTGACCATTTCAATTTAA
- a CDS encoding SusE domain-containing protein — translation MKTILSKLFFISILAGLFSSCKKDENRIYFEGGTAPVLAASSTSAMVLTGPNASNLAIRFSWTNPDYMFTTGTSSQDVLYVLQVDTTGSNFTSPTMQEISVARELTTSFTVKELNAVMTKLEMLENIPHNIEFRLKASLANNTVPLFSNVIQVIITPYLDVVTPIPPTGELYITGSAMPSDWTNSPPLAQKCVKVSNTEYNITVALASGGQYKFLSTLGAWQPQYGGSSATGGDIGYNMGGGSDPDAIPTPSVAGTYKITLNFKTGKYSVVKQ, via the coding sequence ATGAAAACAATACTTTCCAAACTGTTTTTCATAAGCATCCTGGCGGGTTTGTTCAGTTCTTGCAAAAAAGACGAGAACAGGATATACTTCGAAGGAGGCACAGCCCCAGTGCTGGCGGCTTCTTCCACCAGTGCCATGGTGCTTACGGGACCCAATGCCAGCAACCTGGCCATTCGGTTCAGCTGGACCAACCCGGACTATATGTTCACAACGGGTACCAGCTCACAAGATGTATTATATGTTTTACAGGTAGATACCACAGGGTCTAATTTCACCAGTCCTACCATGCAGGAGATATCGGTAGCGCGTGAATTGACCACTTCCTTTACGGTAAAAGAGTTGAATGCCGTAATGACCAAGCTGGAAATGCTGGAGAATATTCCCCACAATATCGAGTTTCGGTTGAAAGCCTCCCTGGCCAACAATACGGTGCCCCTGTTTTCAAATGTGATTCAGGTGATCATCACCCCCTATCTCGATGTGGTTACACCCATTCCTCCCACAGGAGAATTGTATATCACGGGTAGCGCCATGCCTAGTGATTGGACCAACAGTCCTCCCCTGGCACAGAAATGTGTAAAGGTGAGCAATACCGAGTACAACATTACGGTAGCATTGGCCTCCGGAGGTCAGTATAAGTTCTTATCCACGCTCGGTGCCTGGCAGCCTCAGTATGGCGGCAGCAGTGCTACGGGTGGAGATATTGGCTACAACATGGGTGGTGGTAGCGATCCGGATGCCATTCCCACACCTTCTGTGGCCGGTACTTATAAGATCACGCTTAATTTCAAAACCGGTAAATATTCGGTCGTCAAACAATAA
- a CDS encoding NUDIX hydrolase codes for MLLKTAEIEKISHLDYFNIAVSVDCVIFGYDDDQFKVLLMESDLEEFKGRLSLLGDLVRPDEDLDSASYRVLKARTGLDDVYLQQVHTFGAVNRHPSGRVITTAYYSLININHHQLKITDNQVHWHNVNDIRRMAFDHKEILDTCLQTLRDQIMEHPVIFNLLPEKFSLRLLQELYEAILGVKLDRRNFRKKIMLKDWVVDLDEMETEVPHRPGKLYRAKT; via the coding sequence ATGTTGCTTAAGACCGCGGAGATCGAGAAGATCAGTCACCTTGACTATTTTAATATAGCTGTATCGGTTGACTGTGTGATCTTCGGTTATGATGATGATCAGTTCAAGGTACTCTTAATGGAATCCGACCTGGAAGAATTCAAAGGCAGGCTTTCCCTGCTGGGCGATCTGGTTCGGCCCGATGAGGATCTGGACAGTGCCTCGTACCGGGTACTTAAGGCGCGTACCGGATTGGATGATGTTTATCTGCAACAGGTACATACATTCGGTGCCGTGAACCGTCACCCTTCCGGAAGGGTAATTACCACCGCTTACTATTCCCTCATCAATATTAATCACCATCAACTCAAGATCACGGACAATCAGGTGCACTGGCACAATGTTAACGACATTCGCCGGATGGCCTTTGACCATAAGGAGATCCTGGATACCTGTCTCCAGACCCTGCGTGATCAGATCATGGAACACCCGGTGATATTTAATCTGCTGCCGGAGAAATTTTCCCTCCGCCTGTTGCAGGAACTTTATGAAGCCATTCTGGGCGTCAAGCTTGACCGCCGGAACTTCCGCAAGAAAATCATGCTCAAAGATTGGGTGGTTGACCTGGATGAAATGGAGACCGAAGTGCCTCATCGTCCGGGCAAACTCTATCGCGCGAAGACCTAG
- a CDS encoding RagB/SusD family nutrient uptake outer membrane protein produces the protein MKRNIFKISLASLLLTGSLLSCTKKLDILPTNDITSENVYSTAAGYKQAFAKIYGAFALTGNQGPAGNGDVQGIDEGTSDFLRLFWKAQELSTDEAVVSWGDPGIQDFHNMNWSASNPMLTGLYYRAYYQITLCNDFIRQSADDKLASRGITGAAADEIKMFREEARFLRAYQYWVVMDLFGNVPFVTENDALGSFLPPQKPRAQVYDYIVSELLDLENTLMAARTNEYGRADQAAAWALLARVYLNAEVYTGIARWNEAITYAAKVIGAGYTLHTNYQQLMLADNHLNTSEFILTINYDGLKTQNWGGTTFLAHASVGGSMTASVFGLDGGWAGIRTTKNIPALFPDPNGTTDKRAQFFTAGQNVEINDLTQFTDGYAVTKYRNVSRTNVAGSSLTWVDIDFPIFRLAEMYLIYAEAVARGGSGGSTANAVSYINLLRARAYGNTSGNINTTDLTPSFVLDERARELYWEGFRRTDLVRYNRFTEDTYLWPWKGGAKSGTGVDGYRKLYPIPSADISSNTNLVQNPGY, from the coding sequence ATGAAAAGGAACATTTTTAAAATATCACTCGCCTCGCTTCTTCTGACAGGCAGCCTGTTGTCTTGTACGAAGAAGTTAGACATCCTGCCGACCAACGACATTACCTCTGAGAATGTCTATTCCACAGCGGCTGGTTATAAACAAGCTTTCGCCAAGATCTATGGCGCGTTTGCCCTGACAGGCAACCAGGGTCCTGCCGGAAACGGTGACGTTCAGGGTATCGACGAAGGTACTTCTGACTTTCTCCGTCTTTTCTGGAAGGCCCAGGAGTTGAGCACCGATGAAGCTGTGGTATCCTGGGGTGACCCTGGTATCCAGGACTTTCACAACATGAACTGGTCCGCCAGCAACCCCATGTTGACCGGTCTGTACTATCGTGCCTATTATCAGATCACTCTCTGCAATGATTTCATCCGTCAGTCGGCTGATGATAAACTGGCTTCCCGTGGTATCACAGGTGCTGCGGCTGATGAGATCAAGATGTTCCGTGAAGAGGCCCGTTTCCTCCGCGCCTATCAGTATTGGGTGGTGATGGACCTGTTTGGCAATGTTCCCTTTGTCACAGAGAACGATGCCCTCGGTTCTTTCCTGCCTCCGCAAAAGCCACGTGCCCAGGTGTATGATTATATCGTTTCCGAATTGCTTGACCTGGAGAATACTTTGATGGCCGCCCGCACCAATGAGTATGGTCGTGCTGACCAGGCTGCTGCCTGGGCATTGCTCGCCCGTGTGTACCTGAATGCTGAAGTGTACACAGGTATTGCCCGTTGGAATGAAGCGATCACCTATGCTGCCAAAGTGATCGGTGCCGGTTATACCCTGCATACCAACTACCAGCAATTGATGCTGGCCGATAACCACCTTAACACAAGTGAGTTCATCCTCACCATCAACTATGATGGATTGAAAACCCAGAACTGGGGAGGTACCACCTTCCTGGCCCACGCATCTGTGGGAGGTAGCATGACCGCTTCTGTTTTTGGATTGGATGGTGGATGGGCTGGTATTCGTACCACAAAGAATATACCCGCCTTGTTCCCCGATCCAAATGGAACAACCGATAAACGCGCGCAGTTCTTTACAGCCGGTCAGAACGTAGAGATCAATGATCTTACCCAATTCACCGATGGTTATGCGGTTACCAAGTACAGAAACGTTTCCCGTACCAATGTAGCCGGTTCCAGCCTTACCTGGGTAGATATCGATTTCCCGATCTTCCGTCTGGCAGAAATGTACCTGATCTATGCAGAAGCTGTTGCCCGTGGCGGTAGCGGTGGAAGCACAGCCAATGCCGTTAGCTATATCAACCTGCTTCGCGCAAGGGCATATGGAAATACATCCGGTAATATCAATACCACCGACCTCACACCGAGTTTCGTTCTCGATGAAAGAGCACGTGAATTGTATTGGGAAGGTTTCCGTCGTACCGACCTTGTTCGCTACAACCGTTTCACCGAGGATACTTACCTCTGGCCCTGGAAAGGTGGTGCAAAAAGCGGTACCGGTGTGGATGGTTACAGAAAACTGTATCCGATCCCTTCGGCTGATATTTCATCAAACACTAACCTGGTCCAAAACCCGGGATATTAA